A region of the Deltaproteobacteria bacterium RBG_16_64_85 genome:
AAACCTCAAGAGCCTCTTCGCCCAACGCCCGGCGTAGTCAACGCCGACTCGCGGCCTTTTGACGATCCCCGGAGATTCGGTCTTGGGCAGATCGGCAATATAAAATTCCTCGCTGGTAAGATCGTGTTGGTTGAGGCGCCTATCGATATGCATTGCTTTGCACAGCCGGCCGGGGCCCTGGGTGCGGCCTTCAACGTTTTTCACAGGCTCGATCGCCCGCAACAACACTGCGGACGCATGGCCTTCGCGCTCGGTCACGACATTCATGCAGTAATACATTCCATAGACCATGTATACATAAGCGTGGCCCGGTGGACCGAACATGACTCTCGTTCGCTCTGTCAGCCCCTTGGATGAATGCGCTGCGAGGTCGTGAGGCCCCAGATACGCCTCGACTTCCACGATCCCGCCGATGCGCTCCACGCCTCCCGACACATGAACCAGGTATTTCCCGAGCAATTCCCTGGCGACCATGATGGTGTCGCGATCATAAAATGCGAGCGGCAGTTTTCGCATCCTTTTCATCCTGTCCGGAAAGTT
Encoded here:
- a CDS encoding 3-methyladenine DNA glycosylase, which encodes MRKLPLAFYDRDTIMVARELLGKYLVHVSGGVERIGGIVEVEAYLGPHDLAAHSSKGLTERTRVMFGPPGHAYVYMVYGMYYCMNVVTEREGHASAVLLRAIEPVKNVEGRTQGPGRLCKAMHIDRRLNQHDLTSEEFYIADLPKTESPGIVKRPRVGVDYAGRWAKRLLRFYIRGNPFVSKQ